Proteins encoded by one window of Erythrobacter sp.:
- a CDS encoding helix-turn-helix transcriptional regulator: MTVPVYLSSSDWYCRGRQASYLRAQKSPGGVLDMLEVARPAGDMSRPGLPDIVLYQDLLGGSRVSGDLGGGHFDIKGTRGDFCLAAPNFATTAVMEESHQLRSLVFPMAQWEGVLDEAADGRFSFDSSCIYGRMFDSSAIRSAFRNLWTLCEDEGAPSRLLARAAGCEILAELSRLGGAPFPTAKGGLAPWTERRCLELMRARLSDDISLDELAAEAQLSPFHFARMFKQSLGVPPRVYLTRLRMEKACDLLERTELSITEIALEVGYSSNQVLARVFLKHMRLSPSDYRRAVRGTSSNTQGSMRAALGEHQ; this comes from the coding sequence ATGACGGTACCGGTCTATTTGTCATCCTCTGACTGGTACTGCAGGGGTCGGCAGGCGTCCTATCTCCGGGCGCAAAAATCCCCTGGTGGCGTCCTCGACATGCTCGAGGTTGCGCGACCGGCCGGGGATATGTCCCGCCCGGGCCTCCCGGATATCGTCCTCTATCAGGACTTGCTCGGCGGAAGCCGCGTCAGCGGCGACCTGGGAGGGGGACACTTCGATATAAAGGGTACGCGGGGCGACTTTTGCCTCGCCGCGCCGAACTTTGCCACAACAGCAGTTATGGAAGAGAGCCATCAGCTTCGCAGCCTGGTGTTCCCGATGGCGCAGTGGGAAGGCGTGCTCGACGAAGCCGCTGACGGTCGGTTTTCGTTCGACAGTTCCTGTATCTATGGCCGGATGTTCGACTCATCGGCGATCCGATCTGCATTCCGGAACCTTTGGACTCTTTGTGAGGACGAGGGAGCGCCATCGCGCCTGCTGGCGCGGGCAGCCGGCTGCGAGATCCTTGCCGAACTGAGCCGATTGGGCGGCGCGCCGTTCCCCACGGCAAAGGGCGGCCTTGCGCCGTGGACGGAGCGGCGCTGCCTGGAACTGATGCGGGCGCGGCTGTCGGACGATATCAGTCTCGACGAACTGGCGGCCGAGGCGCAGCTCTCTCCGTTCCACTTCGCCCGTATGTTCAAGCAGAGCCTTGGCGTGCCGCCACGCGTCTACCTCACGCGACTGAGGATGGAGAAAGCTTGCGACCTCCTCGAACGAACCGAGCTTTCGATCACGGAGATCGCGCTGGAGGTCGGATACTCTTCGAACCAGGTCCTCGCCCGCGTTTTCCTCAAGCACATGCGCTTGAGCCCGTCCGATTATCGCAGAGCTGTGCGGGGCACTTCAAGTAATACCCAAGGTTCCATGCGAGCCGCCTTGGGAGAGCATCAATGA
- a CDS encoding helix-turn-helix transcriptional regulator produces MTAPAFPSFAQWYSKGPRARYLRSLKSTGGILNMLETSQPPGDMSVPAVPDLVLYEDLLGGTRFNANHGGGDFGGVTEKGDVYPAAPDFALRSKVATPHHLRSFAFPVAQWQWVLDAANDGSFSFDDLSIFRGTQATPAIRTALGNLWSLSADEGAPSRLLARAAGCEILAELCRLGGAPFAPAKGGLAPWTKRRCLELMREKLSEDISLDDLAAEAQLSPFHFARMFKQSLGVPPRVYLTRLRMEKACDLLERTDLSITEIALDVGYSSNQVLARVFLKYMRLSPSQYRRAVRDPLRYIALH; encoded by the coding sequence ATGACCGCGCCTGCATTTCCGTCGTTCGCTCAATGGTATAGTAAAGGCCCGCGCGCGCGCTATTTGCGCTCGCTAAAGTCCACCGGCGGGATTCTCAACATGCTGGAAACATCCCAACCGCCCGGGGACATGTCCGTCCCAGCCGTGCCTGATCTCGTCCTCTATGAGGATCTGCTGGGAGGCACCCGCTTCAATGCAAACCATGGAGGAGGGGATTTTGGCGGCGTGACCGAAAAAGGCGATGTGTATCCTGCTGCACCAGATTTCGCACTCAGGTCCAAGGTTGCTACGCCTCATCACCTTCGCTCCTTCGCGTTTCCAGTGGCGCAGTGGCAATGGGTGCTGGACGCAGCAAACGATGGCAGTTTTTCGTTCGATGACCTGAGTATTTTCCGGGGAACCCAAGCGACGCCGGCCATCCGAACAGCGCTGGGGAACCTGTGGTCTCTTAGTGCGGACGAGGGCGCGCCTTCACGTCTGTTGGCAAGAGCGGCGGGATGTGAGATTCTCGCGGAATTATGCCGCCTGGGGGGCGCGCCGTTTGCCCCAGCGAAGGGCGGCCTCGCACCTTGGACCAAGCGACGTTGCCTTGAATTGATGCGGGAGAAGCTGTCGGAAGACATCAGCCTCGACGATCTGGCCGCAGAGGCGCAACTCTCTCCGTTCCATTTCGCCCGCATGTTCAAGCAGAGCCTGGGCGTGCCGCCGCGGGTCTACCTCACGCGACTGAGGATGGAAAAAGCTTGCGACCTCCTCGAACGGACGGACCTTTCGATCACGGAGATCGCGCTGGATGTCGGGTATTCGTCGAACCAGGTCCTCGCCCGGGTTTTCCTCAAATACATGCGCTTGAGCCCGTCCCAATATCGCCGGGCCGTTCGCGATCCGCTGCGCTACATTGCGTTGCATTGA
- a CDS encoding hydrolase, with protein sequence MTYRNGLDSLLRPEDSVLVLIDHQPYQLANLNSHDPHMVVNNTTALAKCAKVFDVPTILTSVVAARGGVIFPHVTEVFPEQEVIDRTTINTWEDPRVVDAVKATGRKQLVIAGLWTEICVAMPAIQAAGEGWDVTVITDASGGTSVEAHEVAIQRMVAAGINMMTWLALASEWQRDWARAETAMLLNDALRNHLGGSAIAYLWEQQLLNTPVPSNSG encoded by the coding sequence ATGACCTACCGCAACGGCCTCGATTCGCTTCTTCGTCCCGAAGATTCGGTTCTCGTTCTGATCGACCACCAACCCTATCAGCTCGCGAACCTGAACAGCCATGACCCCCACATGGTGGTGAACAATACGACCGCGCTCGCCAAGTGCGCCAAGGTGTTCGACGTGCCCACCATTCTGACCAGCGTGGTCGCCGCTCGCGGCGGGGTCATCTTCCCGCACGTAACCGAGGTGTTTCCCGAACAGGAGGTAATCGACCGGACGACAATCAACACTTGGGAGGATCCCAGGGTCGTGGACGCGGTCAAGGCGACAGGCCGCAAGCAGTTGGTAATCGCCGGCCTGTGGACCGAAATCTGCGTAGCCATGCCCGCAATCCAGGCGGCGGGCGAAGGTTGGGACGTGACCGTGATCACCGATGCATCGGGCGGCACGTCGGTAGAAGCCCACGAGGTAGCGATACAGCGCATGGTTGCAGCCGGCATCAACATGATGACCTGGCTGGCGCTGGCTTCTGAATGGCAACGCGACTGGGCCCGGGCCGAGACCGCAATGCTGCTCAACGACGCCCTCAGGAACCATCTCGGCGGCAGCGCAATCGCCTATCTCTGGGAGCAGCAATTGCTCAACACGCCGGTGCCGAGCAATTCGGGCTGA
- a CDS encoding DUF4260 family protein has translation MSLLPPAKMFLLQDGGFAWWVTLAAFFAPGGSIAAYAFGSRIGAIGYNLLHIYGFGAVVLALGMAVDSVTLAMLGALWLDHSGFDRLFGYGLKSRSGFRFTHLGIVRPLLGK, from the coding sequence ATGTCTTTGCTGCCGCCGGCAAAAATGTTCTTACTGCAGGATGGCGGTTTTGCGTGGTGGGTGACTCTCGCTGCGTTCTTTGCTCCCGGTGGCAGCATTGCGGCCTATGCCTTCGGATCGAGGATTGGCGCTATTGGCTACAATCTCTTGCACATCTACGGATTTGGCGCAGTCGTCCTCGCACTTGGAATGGCGGTCGATTCCGTAACATTAGCCATGCTGGGTGCACTCTGGCTGGACCATTCGGGTTTTGACCGCCTTTTCGGCTATGGCCTCAAATCAAGAAGTGGCTTCCGGTTCACGCATCTTGGGATAGTCCGTCCGCTGCTTGGGAAGTGA
- a CDS encoding alpha/beta hydrolase yields the protein MAILITSDGTELFYKDWGPKDAQPVMFHHGWPLSADDWDSQMLFFLSHGYRVIAHDRRGHGRSDQTDTGNEMDTYAADVAAIVKALDLHDVVHIGHSTGGGEVARYSARAESGRIAKAVLIGAVPPVMVKSDKNPDGIPMEVFDEFREALSRNRAEFYKGIPSGPFYGFNREGAEVSQGLIDNWWRQGMAGGAKAHYDCIKAFSETDFTEDLEAISVPVLFLHGEDDQIVPIENSAHKAVRLVRDGTLKTYPGLSHGLFATHPKVVNPDLLAFVRD from the coding sequence ATGGCCATACTCATCACATCCGATGGTACCGAACTCTTCTACAAGGACTGGGGCCCGAAGGACGCGCAGCCAGTGATGTTTCACCATGGCTGGCCGCTGAGCGCCGACGACTGGGACAGCCAGATGCTGTTCTTCCTGTCCCACGGGTATCGCGTGATCGCCCATGACAGGCGCGGCCATGGCCGCTCTGATCAGACCGACACGGGCAACGAAATGGACACCTACGCCGCGGATGTTGCGGCAATTGTGAAGGCGCTGGATCTGCATGATGTCGTTCATATCGGCCATTCAACCGGCGGTGGCGAGGTTGCACGCTATTCCGCCCGGGCCGAGTCCGGTCGAATCGCCAAGGCTGTGCTGATCGGCGCGGTCCCCCCGGTGATGGTCAAGTCGGACAAGAATCCGGACGGTATTCCGATGGAGGTGTTCGACGAATTTCGCGAGGCGCTCTCGCGGAACCGCGCAGAGTTTTACAAGGGTATTCCGAGCGGCCCGTTCTATGGCTTCAACCGCGAGGGCGCCGAAGTCAGCCAGGGGCTGATCGACAATTGGTGGCGCCAGGGAATGGCCGGCGGCGCAAAGGCCCATTACGACTGCATCAAGGCATTTTCCGAGACCGACTTCACCGAGGATCTGGAGGCGATCTCCGTTCCAGTACTGTTCCTGCACGGCGAGGACGACCAGATCGTTCCGATCGAAAACTCGGCTCACAAGGCAGTCAGGCTGGTGCGGGACGGCACGCTGAAAACCTATCCGGGTCTTTCGCACGGCCTGTTCGCCACGCATCCCAAAGTGGTGAATCCAGACCTGCTGGCTTTCGTTCGCGATTGA
- a CDS encoding zinc-binding dehydrogenase yields the protein MSDTMKAVVLTRFGGPDEFEMQNLSIPSVGPRQVRVRVHTTAINPLDHQIRRGDYADYVPLPAVIGYDVSDVAEAVGTDVAEFVPGDEVYYTPKIFGGDGSYAEIHAADVDLVSRKPRNLSHVEAASLTLVGGTVWEALVSRAGLRVGETILIHGGAGGVGMIAIQIAKAIGARFITTARTDNHDFVRSLGADDVVDYSHTDYVDAVGALTGGRGVDVVFDTIGGDTLTTSPLVLAPFGRIVSIVDIAALQNLVEAWGRNASCHFVFTHQNRGKLDELTNLVERRGLMHDSATAPRDQFQMENAI from the coding sequence ATGTCCGACACAATGAAGGCCGTCGTCCTGACCCGCTTCGGCGGTCCCGACGAATTCGAGATGCAGAACCTTTCCATCCCTTCGGTTGGTCCCCGGCAGGTTCGCGTTCGCGTCCACACTACTGCGATCAACCCGCTCGACCATCAGATTCGCCGGGGTGACTACGCCGATTACGTGCCGCTGCCGGCAGTGATCGGCTACGATGTCTCCGACGTCGCCGAGGCCGTCGGTACGGATGTCGCGGAGTTCGTCCCCGGCGACGAGGTTTACTACACGCCGAAGATATTTGGTGGTGACGGGTCGTACGCCGAGATCCATGCGGCAGACGTCGATCTTGTCAGCCGCAAACCCCGCAACCTGTCGCACGTCGAAGCAGCGAGCCTGACACTCGTGGGCGGGACAGTCTGGGAGGCCCTCGTAAGCCGCGCCGGTTTGCGCGTCGGCGAAACGATCCTGATCCATGGCGGAGCGGGCGGCGTAGGAATGATCGCGATCCAGATCGCAAAGGCCATCGGAGCACGGTTCATCACAACTGCGCGCACGGACAATCATGATTTCGTCCGTTCGCTCGGCGCTGACGATGTGGTCGACTACTCCCATACCGACTATGTCGACGCTGTGGGCGCGCTCACCGGCGGGCGCGGAGTCGATGTCGTGTTCGATACTATCGGCGGTGACACTCTGACGACGAGCCCGCTTGTGCTCGCGCCATTCGGGCGCATCGTCTCAATCGTCGATATTGCGGCGCTGCAAAATCTTGTTGAGGCCTGGGGACGGAACGCCTCTTGTCACTTCGTCTTCACACACCAGAACCGCGGCAAACTGGACGAGCTGACGAACCTCGTCGAACGCCGCGGCCTGATGCATGATTCCGCGACGGCGCCTCGTGACCAATTTCAAATGGAGAACGCGATATGA
- a CDS encoding N-acetyltransferase encodes MGRPAIVRPADSLSAKHKAPLPDEPVQREDGASKGRYHMIVDGVEAEMTYSRASKTLVIIDHTDVPDALRGRRVGERMVRQAVNDARSEGFAIIPLCPFAKAQIDRNPELQDVLHRAGMTGKAASTP; translated from the coding sequence ATGGGGCGGCCAGCTATCGTGCGACCAGCGGATTCCTTATCGGCAAAGCACAAGGCACCACTACCCGACGAGCCTGTTCAACGAGAGGATGGAGCCTCGAAAGGGCGCTACCATATGATTGTCGACGGCGTCGAAGCCGAGATGACCTACAGCCGTGCCAGCAAAACGCTCGTTATCATCGATCATACCGATGTACCCGATGCGTTGCGCGGGCGCAGGGTCGGCGAAAGAATGGTCCGACAGGCCGTCAATGATGCACGCAGCGAAGGGTTCGCGATCATTCCGCTCTGCCCCTTTGCAAAGGCGCAGATCGATCGGAACCCTGAGCTACAGGATGTTCTCCACCGAGCCGGTATGACGGGGAAAGCTGCGTCGACTCCTTGA
- a CDS encoding RidA family protein: MRTSQAIFPANRHALYEKHGYSAAIRSGSLLFVSGQVGSCDDGTPEPEFEVQVERAFTNLISVLAAAGCELTDIVDVTTFHTDPEHQFDTIMDVKRRYFRNPPYPNWTAVGVNWLAGFDFEIKVIARIPQAPDHLDF; encoded by the coding sequence ATGCGCACCAGCCAGGCCATTTTCCCCGCCAATCGGCACGCACTGTACGAAAAGCACGGCTATTCCGCCGCCATCCGCTCCGGCAGTCTTCTTTTCGTTTCCGGACAGGTCGGCAGCTGCGATGATGGCACGCCGGAGCCTGAGTTTGAAGTGCAGGTCGAGCGAGCGTTCACCAACCTGATATCGGTCCTTGCCGCTGCAGGGTGCGAACTCACCGATATTGTCGATGTAACCACTTTTCACACCGATCCTGAACATCAGTTTGATACGATCATGGATGTAAAGCGCCGCTATTTCCGCAATCCGCCCTATCCGAACTGGACAGCTGTCGGCGTGAACTGGCTGGCTGGTTTCGACTTCGAGATCAAGGTCATCGCCCGGATTCCGCAAGCCCCTGATCATCTCGATTTTTGA
- a CDS encoding GntR family transcriptional regulator — MEDAVAELARKGPTGAEIADWIRSQIRANRLVPGQRLVEVDIIRQTGGSRFKVREAYQRLAAEGLLEIEEYRGARVRGASMNEVRQLYRARAALEGLCAADFAECATEEERARLEEIARGMEECVESERPEEFGRLNSEWHQLIMRGAGNDVIEELVKRLNTPVHHLLFGTFYRGERLREAARDHRRILAAIRLHDGAAAEREMRAHVENGLSFLSELDRAMHYSD; from the coding sequence ATGGAAGACGCTGTTGCAGAACTTGCGCGTAAAGGGCCCACAGGCGCCGAGATCGCTGACTGGATTCGTTCGCAGATCCGCGCGAACCGGCTGGTACCTGGGCAGCGGCTCGTCGAAGTCGATATCATCCGCCAGACCGGGGGCAGCCGGTTCAAGGTCCGCGAAGCCTATCAGCGCCTCGCTGCGGAAGGGCTGCTCGAAATCGAGGAGTACCGAGGTGCCCGCGTTCGGGGTGCCTCGATGAACGAAGTGCGCCAGCTATACCGCGCCCGTGCCGCGCTGGAAGGCCTGTGCGCCGCCGATTTCGCTGAATGCGCTACAGAAGAGGAGCGCGCGCGACTCGAGGAAATCGCGCGCGGCATGGAAGAATGCGTGGAAAGCGAACGGCCGGAAGAGTTCGGTCGGCTGAATTCCGAATGGCACCAGCTCATCATGCGGGGTGCGGGCAATGATGTGATCGAGGAACTGGTCAAGCGGCTGAATACCCCCGTCCACCACCTGCTATTCGGCACTTTTTATCGCGGCGAGCGCCTACGGGAAGCGGCACGCGACCACCGCAGAATCCTCGCCGCGATCCGCTTACACGACGGCGCCGCAGCCGAGCGCGAAATGCGGGCGCATGTCGAAAATGGTCTGTCATTCCTCAGCGAACTCGATCGCGCAATGCACTACAGTGATTGA
- a CDS encoding TonB-dependent receptor, with translation MLVNSELKRGAALQRATSVFAIAAASLLGSTAVLAQDAVPAPADDETAERIVVTGSRVSTGGAPVGATATVLGRDEITASGNVTIDRIIRELPQVFDLGVSENSRGQAGGSGNITYGNSVNLRGIGPYSTLVLIDGHRVVNNSRSTDPSVLPTLGVERVEVVANGASAIYGSDAVAGVVNIIPRRNLDGVEAFARYGSAEDGAFDEWSAGAAAGIQFDRGQFMIAYEHVERSNLSGDDRDFFVSDQTPFGGNDYRVNRCSPGTLLLGTVTYALPAQYTQANAGAIQAGTANRCDALIGQDLIPEQSYDSVNSTGTFEITDWLEVFYDGFYSKRNFRRINSQPSARLTVPETNAFFVRPPGFTGTSYQIDYSFAGDVPFTQSGGSAESWQISPGLRVQLPFDWEIEGLFAYGETSDFSGSYDGTNNAALNAALASSNPATAFDPYGGGRTQQSVLDGIFNQIFLAPTDGELTFYEVGASGPLFDLPGGEVRLAVGYERQDFEVALGSARGAPTNPIVTRVFGRQVDSFYAEMLVPIFGGGNARPGFEELELVAAIRHDSYSDAGDTTNPQFGINWMPFDRLTLRGSYGTSFRAPTLPEIYGNSNNLFVQNYQNPAGGAPLVGVALSGPNLELGPETATTWSFGADFEPIDDLLLSLTYFDVAYDNQVSANLSNLTILGQEDQFDGTSVILRGQAARDRITELIGQGVGVLGAFPGGSLSNIDVFVDGRSRNLGKSVTRGIDFSIAYTMDLGPDDLLRLSASGTYLTDYEVAVAPAADLRDQLNIIFQPLRFKSRFVANWDHGPLTARLMATHVGGYTNNLVTPEQEVDSYTPVDLSITWRVADSLDMPLMESLELTAEVRNMFDVDPPYVNLAPSGNGSGGYDATAANPVGRMFAIGARVRF, from the coding sequence ATGTTGGTGAATTCGGAACTGAAGCGCGGTGCCGCTTTGCAGCGGGCGACATCGGTTTTCGCAATTGCCGCAGCCAGCCTCCTGGGCAGCACGGCTGTGCTGGCGCAGGACGCGGTGCCGGCTCCTGCTGACGATGAGACGGCCGAGCGCATCGTCGTGACAGGCAGTCGTGTCAGTACAGGTGGCGCACCGGTCGGCGCGACAGCAACAGTGCTGGGCCGCGACGAGATCACCGCCTCGGGCAATGTTACGATTGACCGGATCATCCGCGAACTGCCCCAGGTCTTCGATCTGGGTGTCTCCGAAAATTCCCGCGGCCAGGCGGGCGGTTCGGGCAACATCACTTACGGCAACAGCGTGAACCTGCGCGGCATCGGGCCTTACTCCACGCTGGTGCTGATCGATGGCCACCGGGTGGTCAACAACAGCCGCTCGACCGATCCTTCGGTCCTGCCCACCCTCGGTGTCGAGCGCGTCGAAGTCGTCGCCAACGGAGCCTCCGCCATTTACGGTTCGGACGCAGTGGCGGGGGTGGTGAACATCATCCCGCGCCGCAATCTCGATGGCGTAGAAGCCTTCGCCCGCTACGGCAGTGCCGAGGACGGGGCCTTTGACGAGTGGTCCGCCGGGGCAGCCGCCGGAATCCAGTTCGATCGTGGCCAGTTCATGATCGCCTACGAGCATGTCGAACGCTCCAACCTGAGCGGCGACGATCGCGATTTCTTCGTTTCCGACCAGACGCCGTTCGGCGGCAACGATTATCGGGTGAACCGTTGCTCGCCCGGCACGCTGCTGCTTGGCACGGTCACCTACGCCTTGCCCGCGCAGTATACGCAGGCGAATGCCGGAGCGATTCAGGCGGGTACGGCCAACCGTTGTGACGCGCTGATCGGCCAGGACCTGATTCCGGAGCAAAGCTACGATTCGGTCAACAGCACCGGCACCTTCGAGATCACCGACTGGCTCGAGGTGTTCTACGACGGCTTCTATTCCAAGCGGAATTTCCGCCGCATCAATTCACAGCCTTCGGCGCGGCTGACCGTCCCCGAAACCAATGCCTTCTTCGTCCGTCCGCCGGGTTTCACCGGTACGAGCTACCAGATCGACTACAGCTTCGCGGGCGATGTTCCATTCACCCAGTCCGGCGGCTCTGCGGAAAGCTGGCAGATTTCGCCGGGGCTGCGGGTGCAACTGCCGTTCGACTGGGAGATCGAGGGACTGTTCGCTTACGGAGAAACCAGCGATTTTTCGGGCAGCTATGATGGCACCAACAATGCCGCGCTCAATGCCGCACTGGCCAGCAGCAATCCCGCCACCGCCTTTGATCCTTATGGCGGCGGGCGCACCCAGCAATCGGTGCTGGACGGCATTTTCAACCAGATTTTCCTCGCACCCACCGATGGCGAACTGACCTTCTACGAAGTGGGCGCGAGTGGGCCGCTGTTCGATCTGCCGGGTGGCGAGGTTCGCCTTGCAGTGGGCTATGAGCGGCAGGACTTCGAAGTCGCGCTCGGCTCTGCGCGCGGTGCGCCAACCAATCCGATTGTCACCCGCGTGTTCGGGCGTCAGGTGGATTCGTTCTACGCGGAAATGCTGGTCCCGATCTTCGGCGGCGGCAATGCCCGGCCGGGGTTTGAAGAGCTTGAGCTGGTCGCGGCCATCCGCCACGACAGCTACAGCGATGCGGGCGATACCACCAATCCCCAGTTCGGCATCAACTGGATGCCGTTCGACCGGCTGACCCTGCGCGGCAGCTACGGCACATCGTTCCGCGCGCCAACGCTTCCGGAAATCTACGGCAACAGCAACAACCTGTTCGTGCAGAATTACCAGAATCCGGCCGGCGGCGCACCGCTGGTGGGCGTGGCGCTGTCCGGGCCGAACCTTGAACTTGGCCCCGAGACTGCGACCACCTGGTCCTTCGGCGCGGATTTCGAGCCGATCGACGATCTGCTGCTGTCGTTGACCTATTTCGACGTGGCCTATGACAATCAGGTAAGCGCCAATCTCTCCAACCTCACCATCCTCGGACAGGAGGACCAGTTCGATGGCACCAGTGTAATCCTGCGCGGGCAGGCGGCGCGGGATCGCATTACCGAACTGATCGGGCAGGGCGTCGGAGTTCTCGGCGCGTTTCCGGGCGGCAGCCTCAGCAATATCGACGTGTTCGTCGATGGTCGTTCGCGCAACTTGGGCAAATCGGTCACCCGTGGTATCGATTTCAGCATCGCATACACAATGGATCTCGGTCCTGACGACCTGCTGCGACTGAGCGCTTCCGGAACCTATCTTACCGATTACGAAGTGGCAGTGGCCCCGGCGGCGGATTTGCGTGATCAGCTGAACATCATCTTCCAGCCATTGCGCTTCAAGTCGCGGTTCGTGGCGAACTGGGATCATGGTCCGCTGACCGCACGGCTGATGGCCACCCATGTCGGCGGCTACACCAACAACCTCGTCACGCCTGAACAGGAAGTCGACAGTTACACTCCGGTGGACCTGTCGATCACCTGGCGGGTGGCCGACAGCCTCGATATGCCGCTGATGGAAAGCCTCGAACTGACCGCCGAAGTGCGCAATATGTTCGATGTCGATCCGCCGTACGTCAATCTGGCACCAAGCGGCAACGGCAGCGGGGGATACGATGCTACGGCGGCCAATCCTGTCGGGCGCATGTTTGCCATCGGCGCGAGGGTTCGCTTCTAA
- a CDS encoding CapA family protein, translated as MVKLIDIALVGDLVLDEPDADHWLSGIAPHLRVSDLAIGHLEVPHTVRGKELAGDVPAPGAPPENLVALARAGIGMVSLAGNHIADCGAEGIADTIAGLDRSGVLHAGAGADLQAARAPAIVERKGVRIALLSYNCVGPEAAWATEGRAGCAYLPIGTSDGSPVSPTAPLETVLSLAVEILADDIAAARAKTDMVIVSLHKGLVHTPARLAPYERAIARAAIESGADAVMAHHAHIVRGIEVVHGRPVFHGLGNGCVVTSALSPDQAHPARREWAQRRRELFGFEPDPAYHLAPFHPEAVNAFIGTLRRHPDGRLEAGIVPVHVEAPGRPVLATGAQARAIADYIEKITLDAGLPPIRIGADFSLCEAA; from the coding sequence ATGGTTAAGCTGATCGATATTGCCCTTGTCGGCGACCTGGTTCTGGATGAACCTGACGCCGATCACTGGCTGTCCGGTATCGCGCCGCATTTGCGGGTCAGTGATCTGGCTATCGGTCATCTCGAAGTGCCGCATACGGTGCGGGGCAAGGAACTGGCGGGGGATGTGCCTGCGCCCGGTGCCCCGCCCGAAAACCTCGTCGCGCTGGCCCGCGCCGGGATCGGCATGGTCAGCCTCGCGGGCAATCACATTGCCGATTGCGGAGCGGAGGGAATTGCCGACACGATTGCCGGTCTCGACCGGTCCGGCGTGCTCCACGCCGGGGCCGGAGCCGACCTGCAGGCAGCGCGTGCCCCGGCGATTGTCGAGCGCAAGGGTGTGCGCATTGCCTTGCTGAGCTACAATTGCGTCGGGCCGGAAGCGGCATGGGCGACTGAGGGGCGGGCGGGATGCGCCTATCTGCCTATCGGCACCAGCGACGGCTCGCCAGTCTCGCCAACGGCTCCGCTGGAAACGGTGCTTTCCTTGGCGGTGGAAATTCTTGCCGATGACATCGCTGCGGCGCGCGCCAAAACCGATATGGTGATCGTGTCGCTGCACAAGGGCCTTGTCCATACACCCGCGCGCCTAGCCCCTTACGAACGTGCCATTGCCCGCGCCGCCATCGAGAGCGGGGCCGATGCAGTGATGGCGCATCATGCCCATATCGTGCGGGGGATCGAAGTGGTTCACGGTCGGCCGGTGTTTCACGGGCTGGGCAACGGCTGCGTGGTCACCTCGGCGCTGTCGCCCGATCAGGCTCACCCCGCCCGTCGTGAATGGGCGCAGCGGCGGCGTGAACTGTTCGGGTTCGAGCCCGACCCCGCCTACCATCTCGCGCCCTTCCATCCCGAAGCGGTCAATGCCTTCATCGGCACCTTGCGGCGGCATCCCGACGGCAGGCTGGAAGCGGGCATTGTGCCGGTCCATGTCGAGGCTCCGGGCCGCCCGGTGCTGGCGACCGGGGCGCAGGCGCGCGCTATTGCCGATTACATTGAGAAAATCACGCTGGACGCTGGCCTGCCCCCAATCCGCATTGGCGCAGACTTCAGCCTGTGCGAGGCGGCATGA
- a CDS encoding TRAP transporter small permease subunit — MLKNTVIWIGGLALLAATLVDTLAVIGRNVGLPVPGSIELMQAIVLVSAAIGIVIATWEDSHARVRLVVERLGAGGRRLADLASDLLSLLFVIALLAGSVWLAIDLWYGHEQSEIVGIPWAVLRIIANVCLAGCAALLVWHMLRRRT; from the coding sequence ATGCTGAAAAACACTGTCATCTGGATCGGCGGATTGGCGCTGCTGGCGGCAACGCTGGTCGATACGCTGGCGGTAATCGGCAGGAATGTCGGCTTGCCGGTGCCCGGATCGATCGAACTGATGCAGGCCATCGTGCTGGTTTCCGCAGCCATCGGGATCGTGATTGCGACCTGGGAGGACTCCCATGCGCGGGTGCGGCTGGTGGTCGAGCGGCTGGGAGCCGGCGGGCGCAGGCTTGCCGATCTCGCATCGGACCTGCTTTCCCTGCTTTTTGTCATCGCCCTGCTGGCCGGTTCGGTGTGGCTGGCGATCGACTTGTGGTACGGGCACGAGCAAAGTGAGATTGTCGGCATCCCCTGGGCCGTGCTGCGGATCATCGCCAATGTCTGCCTTGCCGGATGCGCGGCGCTGCTGGTGTGGCACATGCTGCGGAGGCGCACGTGA